The following is a genomic window from Pseudomonas purpurea.
TCCAGCATCGCCCACAATTTCAAGATTGCCGACCTTCAAACATCGACGCAATCAAAGACGCAAGATCTCAAATTCAGCGCCATAAAATCGCGCAATATCCTGCCAAAGAAGAACTTATCTCAAAGTTTTTCGACTGCTTGCCATCTTTCACCCTCGCGGTTAGGGTTGAAGGCATGAAAACCTCTCACACCCTCATTCAGCTTCGCCAGCACCGCAGCCTGTGCCTCGTCAGCGCACGACTGCCAGGCTGAATCGCGGTGCCTCGTCTCCTGTTTTACCCCACACAGTTTTGATCCACCGGCAGGCCGCCTCTTTTCGGCCCACACAATAAGGATTACCCGATGAGCATGCTCAAAGACCCGTCTTCGAAATACCGCGCGTTCCCGACCATCGATATTCCGGACCGCACCTGGCCGTCGAAGACCATCACCGCCGCGCCGATCTGGTGCAGTTCCGACCTGCGCGACGGCAACCAGTCGCTGATCGAGCCAATGGACGCGGTGAAAAAGCTGCGCTTCTGGAAAACCCTGGTGTCCGTCGGCGTCAAGGAAATCGAAGCGTCGTTCCCGGCCGCATCGCAAACCGACTTCGACTTCGTGCGCACCCTGATCGAAGACGGCCACATCCCGGACGACACCACCATTCAAGTGTTGACCCAGGGCCGTGAAGACCTGATCGAGCGCACCTTCGAATCCCTTCGCGGGGCGAAAAAAGCCATCGTTCACCTGTACAACGCGACCTCCCCGTCCTTCCGCCGCATTGTCTTCAACCAGGACAAGGAGGGAGTCAAGGCCATTGCGGTGAATGCCGCCAAGCTGTTCGTCAAATACGCCTCCCAGCAGCCTGAAACCGAGTGGAGCTTCGAATACTCGCCTGAGACCTTCAGCGCCACTGAGCTTGAGTTCGCCAAGGAAGTCTGCGACGCGGTGATCGAGGTCTGGAACCCGACGCCTGAGCACAAGGTGATCCTCAACCTGCCGGCCACCGTCGAATGCGCCACACCGAACATCTATGCCGACCAGATCGAGTGGTTCGGTCGTCACATCAACCGTCGTGACAGCGTGATCATCAGCCTGCACACCCACAACGACCGTGGCACCGGCGTTGCCGCCACCGAGTTGGGCCTGATGGCCGGTGCCGACCGCGTCGAAGGCTGCCTGTTCGGCAACGGCGAGCGTACCGGTAACGTCGACCTCGTCACCGTGGCCCTGAACCTCTACACCCAGGGCATCAACCCTGAGCTGGATTTCTCCGACATCGACGGCGTGCGCAAGGTCGTCGAAGAGTGCAACCAGATTCCGGTGCACCCACGTCACCCGTACGTCGGCGATCTGGTCCATACCGCATTCTCCGGCTCCCACCAGGACGCCATCCGCAAGGGCTTCGCCCAGCAGAAACCGGACGAACTGTGGGAAGTGCCTTACTTGCCGATCGACCCGGCCGACATCGGCCGCAGCTACGAGGCCGTCATTCGCGTCAACAGCCAGTCGGGCAAGGGCGGCATCGCGTACCTGCTGGAACAGGAATACGGCATCAACTTGCCGCGCCGCATGCAGATCGAATTCAGCCAGGTCGTGCAGCGTGAAACCGACCGCCTGGGTCTTGAGATGACCGCACAGCAGATCCACGGCCTGCTCCACAGCGAGTACTTGCAGGCCAACACGCCGTACGCGCTGGTCAGCCATCGTCTTCAAGAAGAAAACGGTCACAGCGCCGTGGAAGTGGAAGTCTCCGGCAAGGGCCAGGGCGAAACCAACCTGCACTGGCGCGGCAAGGGCAACGGTGCACTGGAAGCACTGGTGGCCGGGCTGCCTATCCCGGTGGAAATCATGGACTACAACGAACACGCCATCGGCGCGGGCACCAATGCCAAGGCGGCGGCCTACATTGAACTGCGCGTGAACGGCGAACGTGCGGTGCATGGCGTGGGCATCGATGAAAACATCACCACCGCCAGCTTCAAGGCCCTGTTCAGTGCGCTGAACCGCTCCCTGAGCCAACCGGAAGCGAAAGCGGCGTAAACACCGTCACTGAAATGCAGAAGGCCCCAAGGTGCGAACCTTGGGGCCTTTTTGTTTGCCTGCTGTTTATGCGTGGCAGCCAGTCCGCTATCGCGAGCAAGCTCGCTCCCACAGGTTTTTTGGGTGTACA
Proteins encoded in this region:
- the leuA gene encoding 2-isopropylmalate synthase, translating into MSMLKDPSSKYRAFPTIDIPDRTWPSKTITAAPIWCSSDLRDGNQSLIEPMDAVKKLRFWKTLVSVGVKEIEASFPAASQTDFDFVRTLIEDGHIPDDTTIQVLTQGREDLIERTFESLRGAKKAIVHLYNATSPSFRRIVFNQDKEGVKAIAVNAAKLFVKYASQQPETEWSFEYSPETFSATELEFAKEVCDAVIEVWNPTPEHKVILNLPATVECATPNIYADQIEWFGRHINRRDSVIISLHTHNDRGTGVAATELGLMAGADRVEGCLFGNGERTGNVDLVTVALNLYTQGINPELDFSDIDGVRKVVEECNQIPVHPRHPYVGDLVHTAFSGSHQDAIRKGFAQQKPDELWEVPYLPIDPADIGRSYEAVIRVNSQSGKGGIAYLLEQEYGINLPRRMQIEFSQVVQRETDRLGLEMTAQQIHGLLHSEYLQANTPYALVSHRLQEENGHSAVEVEVSGKGQGETNLHWRGKGNGALEALVAGLPIPVEIMDYNEHAIGAGTNAKAAAYIELRVNGERAVHGVGIDENITTASFKALFSALNRSLSQPEAKAA